The following proteins come from a genomic window of Candidatus Bipolaricaulis sibiricus:
- a CDS encoding Glutaminyl-tRNA synthetase produces MPSEVTEPVDFIREIVRDDLRTGRFAYVHTRFPPEPNAYLHIGHAQAILLSYGIAQEFGGKFNLRFDDTNPEKESVEYVEAIKRDVRWLGADWEDREFYASDYFEQLYRWAEELIRKGKAYVCDLSPEELSRQRGQPIRDGDRVITPPGIESPYRNRSVEENLDLFRRMRAGEFPEGSRTLRAKIDMTHPNLNMRDPVLYRILRARHHRTGDAWCIYPSYDWAHGQSDSIEGITHSICTLEFENHRPLYEWFLDQLGVHHPRQIEFARLNLTYTVLSKRFLLRLVQEGRVRGWDDPRMPTIAGIRRRGYTPEAIADFVRRIGVSKSESVREFELLEHCVRDDLNKRAPRRMAVLEPLKLVITNYPEGQVEEFEAINNPEDPAAGTRRVPFSRELWIEREDFMENPPSGFFRLAPGREVRLRYAYLVKCVDVVKDGSGRVVEVRCTYDPATRGGDAPDGRKVKATLHWVSAAHAVEGEVRLYDRLFTVSDPLDVPEGEDWIANVNPSSLVVLTGCKLEPSLAEVEPGERFQFERKGYFCVDPDSRPGVPVFNRTATLRDTWAKLQRRQ; encoded by the coding sequence ATGCCGAGCGAAGTGACCGAGCCGGTGGACTTCATCCGCGAGATCGTCCGCGACGACCTGCGCACGGGCCGGTTTGCCTACGTCCATACGCGGTTCCCGCCCGAACCGAACGCCTACCTCCACATCGGCCACGCTCAGGCGATCCTCCTCAGCTACGGGATCGCCCAGGAGTTCGGGGGGAAGTTCAACCTTCGTTTCGACGATACGAACCCGGAAAAGGAGAGCGTGGAGTACGTCGAGGCAATCAAACGCGACGTCCGTTGGCTGGGCGCGGACTGGGAGGACCGCGAGTTCTACGCCTCTGACTACTTCGAGCAGCTCTACCGGTGGGCCGAGGAGCTCATCCGCAAGGGCAAGGCCTACGTCTGCGACCTATCTCCGGAGGAGCTGAGCCGCCAGCGGGGGCAGCCGATCCGCGATGGCGACCGGGTGATCACCCCCCCGGGGATCGAGAGCCCGTACCGCAACCGATCCGTGGAGGAGAACCTCGATCTCTTCCGCAGGATGCGGGCGGGGGAGTTCCCCGAGGGGTCGCGAACCCTGCGCGCCAAGATCGACATGACCCACCCCAACCTCAACATGCGTGACCCAGTTCTGTACAGGATTCTCCGTGCGCGCCACCACCGCACCGGCGACGCGTGGTGCATCTACCCCAGCTACGACTGGGCCCACGGGCAGTCAGACTCGATCGAGGGAATCACCCACTCCATTTGCACCCTGGAGTTCGAGAACCACCGCCCGCTCTACGAATGGTTCCTCGACCAGCTCGGCGTGCATCACCCCCGTCAGATCGAGTTCGCGCGACTGAACCTGACCTACACCGTGCTCAGCAAGCGATTCCTCCTGCGGCTGGTGCAGGAGGGGCGGGTGCGGGGGTGGGACGACCCGCGGATGCCGACGATCGCCGGGATCCGCCGCCGCGGTTACACCCCAGAGGCGATCGCAGACTTCGTCCGCCGGATCGGGGTCTCCAAGTCGGAGAGCGTGCGCGAGTTCGAACTCCTCGAGCACTGCGTGCGCGATGACCTCAACAAGCGTGCCCCGCGGCGAATGGCAGTCCTGGAACCGCTGAAGCTCGTGATCACGAACTACCCGGAGGGGCAGGTGGAGGAGTTCGAGGCGATCAACAACCCCGAGGATCCCGCGGCCGGGACGCGCCGGGTTCCGTTCTCGCGTGAGCTGTGGATCGAGCGGGAGGACTTCATGGAGAACCCGCCGTCCGGGTTCTTCCGCCTTGCCCCGGGCCGCGAGGTGCGGCTCCGGTACGCGTACCTCGTGAAGTGCGTGGACGTCGTGAAGGATGGGTCGGGGAGGGTGGTCGAGGTCCGCTGCACCTACGACCCGGCGACGCGGGGGGGCGACGCCCCGGACGGCCGCAAGGTGAAGGCGACCCTTCACTGGGTGTCCGCCGCCCACGCCGTGGAGGGCGAGGTCCGGCTCTACGACCGGCTGTTCACCGTCTCCGATCCCCTCGACGTCCCCGAGGGGGAGGACTGGATCGCCAACGTGAACCCGAGCTCCCTCGTCGTGCTCACGGGCTGCAAGCTCGAACCGAGCCTGGCCGAGGTCGAGCCGGGGGAGCGGTTCCAGTTCGAGCGCAAAGGGTACTTCTGCGTGGACCCCGACAGCCGGCCCGGGGTGCCCGTGTTCAACCGCACCGCCACCCTCCGCGACACCTGGGCCAAGTTGCAGCGGCGTCAGTAG
- a CDS encoding GTP-binding protein Era: MAYRTGTVAVIGRTNVGKSTFINAVVGRKVVIVSDKPQTTRNRIRCILTTPEAQVVFVDTPGLHQPVNKLSAHLQREALRSLAGLDVLVYVTEPTGRVDPYDALMLPRIQTLPCPKVLLVNKSDLARGNNLPETLLAYDRLNLFSDIVPVSSTKGTNLDRALAVIIGHLPEGTPSFDAGTITDRPLAFVAAELVREKLYAETYQELPYATAVDVEEIEERADPALTSVYATIIVAKESQKAIVIGSRGSKLKEIGTQARLDLENLLGHKVFLSLHVKVKPKWTEDEAEVARLTGD; this comes from the coding sequence ATGGCGTATAGGACAGGTACGGTCGCCGTGATCGGACGCACGAACGTGGGCAAGTCCACGTTCATCAACGCGGTCGTCGGTCGGAAGGTGGTCATCGTCTCCGACAAACCGCAGACCACGCGAAACCGGATCCGGTGCATTCTCACCACGCCCGAAGCGCAGGTGGTGTTCGTCGACACCCCGGGGCTTCACCAGCCGGTGAACAAGCTGTCGGCGCACCTTCAACGGGAGGCACTGCGCTCGCTGGCGGGGCTGGACGTACTGGTGTACGTGACCGAGCCCACCGGGCGGGTGGATCCGTACGATGCCCTGATGCTCCCCCGCATCCAGACCCTCCCCTGCCCGAAGGTCCTCCTCGTGAACAAGAGCGATCTGGCGAGGGGCAACAACCTCCCTGAGACCCTGCTTGCCTACGATCGGCTGAACCTGTTCTCGGACATCGTGCCGGTGTCCTCGACGAAGGGCACGAACCTCGATCGGGCTCTTGCGGTGATCATCGGCCACCTCCCGGAGGGGACGCCCTCGTTCGACGCCGGGACAATCACCGATCGTCCCCTCGCGTTCGTCGCCGCGGAGCTCGTCCGCGAGAAGCTGTACGCGGAGACCTACCAGGAGCTTCCGTACGCCACGGCGGTCGACGTGGAGGAGATCGAGGAGCGGGCCGATCCCGCCCTCACCTCGGTCTATGCGACGATCATCGTGGCCAAGGAGTCGCAGAAGGCGATCGTGATCGGGAGTCGGGGATCCAAATTGAAGGAGATCGGGACACAGGCCCGCTTGGATCTCGAGAACCTCCTCGGGCACAAAGTGTTTCTCTCCCTCCACGTCAAGGTCAAGCCGAAGTGGACGGAGGACGAGGCGGAGGTTGCCCGTCTCACCGGCGACTGA